AATTAATGTGTgccggaattgattgggattggcatttgatttaatgttaaatattaattaaacagtttaattaatcatttaatattattttggtttgaaattaattgttgaattaaaataaagaaagtcaaaatgttgacttcgcTTAAcgatttaatattattttgatttgaaattaattgttgaattaaaataaagaaagtcaaaatgttgacttcgcttaacaaaataatccatgtttgagttagtggaatattgaatgtcaatatatggtttaaccaaacttgcatgcttgccacataatctcacaaatttgaatggagttttgagtgtcaaaatttggtaatctcaaatttgcaagaacatgcaaatatgactctgtaaatagagtgatcaaggtacatgaAAATTCTCcttcaaaaactttgaaaaaatctctcaaaactctctctttagatatactaaattcctatCAAGTCTAGTCACTCACTGGATTctacaatcccgttctaaggccggagaagacattagtggtggttcgaaatcggtttgtgaggaaaaaggaatttgaactacaaaaggttagtattcaaactcattgagttttaatgcttttgaacatgctagctaatttactataattgatgtatttAGAGTGCgaaagatccaaattgcttccgcaccTATTATAGTAACACCATCATAGGATTCTCGTGCAAGGTCTCACAAACCTGTCGTGGTTTGGAATTCTGGGTTCTAGATCTGCTAGTAATCGTTTCGCAGATCTAAATGCATGCTCTTATAAGAGGTATCCCAATTTAGGGTTCTATCTAGCCTAGATAGTCTCAAGCGCCCTATTCTAGGCTCATAGTTTTCTCCTATTCAACAAGAAAGATAACACAAGCAATCATGCACTACAGTTAACATGCAACAATACATGtaatattaacaaacatgcTCAAAGGGAAAATAACATCCACCTTCATCCGGAGCGCAGATTTTACAAGTTTCCCTTCctcatacatacatacattatCACAATCTCAATTGAAACAGATACATAATCGAACTAGATTCCATCGATTTTCTTAATTAGTTCATTTCCATGGTTTCCATACTCATATGCTAGGTTCGGCTAGCTAAGTTTATCGGTATGGTAGCATGCATGCTCATTCCAAGCGGTTCCTACAAGTACTGCTCGTGGGAACCCAAATggttacttacttggttgacgcgtgccttTCCAAGCTCGAGTTTCTTGGCGGAAAGGATTCCAAaaattctagaatttccttgacaggtcctaattcacataatAATAGGGTCGGTATCAAGTACTCACGCGCTACACGAGCCGTGGAGAGCTTCCTACACGCGACTTCCCGCGCAGTCGCGAGGCAGCACCCGGGTTGGAGCGTCGGTTCGGTTCGTGCGTTCTCGGGTCGCGTGCGGAGCGTCGGTTCAGACTCGGGCCAACCCCAATCCGCTTGCCTGACGCGTGCGGGGCACGCCTCACATGCCGGAATGCGCCACGTGTCCAACATCGATTCTGCCTCGCTCCTCCGTACGTCGGCCGACGCTTGGCGgcgttcttctctctcctgctgcgttttttccaaattttcgaGAAACGTGAATTTTTAGCGTTCtcaatccattttctttcaatttttatatcttcCAATCCATAATCTGAATCACTTCACGAATATTGTAGATCTCATATTCTATTTCTACCATATATTCTTCTTATATTGTTTTGGTAATCACGCGTCTTATTATTCGAGTTCGAATTTGACGAAAAATACGAGTTCTTACCGAAAATCGTGTTTTCTTGAAACTCTAATTCGAACGAAAATCTCGACTGCCTTCACTCCAAAACTTACGAAGATCACACTCCTGAGGGTAAAAGTCCAAGAATCACTAAAAAACGTCACTAGCACACCAAAATCTAGATAAACATCTCGATCTAGACATTCGCGGACTAATCGTAAGTTCTTAGACGTTTTCGACGAAATAGGAAGGTGCGATTCGTGAAAGCACCTTGCCTTGGACTACTGAAGGATTAGGTTGAGGATTCTCATATCTCCGGCGTCGATTTTTTATCAGATCTTCTCCTCCGacctcaaaaccctaatctcctTTCTGAGATCTCCGGCGTCGATTTCCATCATTGTGCCTAAATTTTGGAAATCGTAAAAGGTCTCTTGaattatagtaaatttaattatattatttcccaacttaaataaaaataattaataattaatgtctaattttaccttaaaatttgttactgaaaattactaaaaagaaatcaaaggaaTATTGACTAAACTAGAATATAGATGTGCATATATTAATAAACGCTTtccaaattttatgaataaaacaAACTAAACCTCACATCAAAAGTGTTACGAGAAAAGTAATAATAGTTATAAAATAGCGTGTTGTTTTCATAGGCCCAAAAAATCTCAACCAATTTTTGTGCAATCGGTGGGCTTAAACGACACCGTCATATTGTCAATATCATACCCAACCAAAAAATTCGCCATCATACTGTTCCCGATGACTGCGTCCTTGTCGTCAACGCCCATCGCGGTGAAGCAAAAGGACCCATCCGGCATCTTATTGAAAGTCTGAACCGTACTCAATCGCAGATCCACGCCGCCGTCGAAGTGCAGAGTCATCACCAAATCCCCCAAATTATCTTTGTAGCAAAGAGTATCATCGTCAATGGGCTTCGACGGGATATGCCGCCGAACTTCGGCAGCCAATCGTCCGTACAATTCTTTGGGGAGGAGAGTCGGCGGCGTGCCGGTATCGAGAACCGCATTCCCCTTGGCCGGAGGTCCCGACGTACTGTACGGAACGAGGGTTTTTCCGACGGAGATTCCCGTGAGGGTGAGAGAGTAAGATGTCTGGTCGGCTGTTCGAACGAGTTGGGCTGTGATGACTCCGGGTCCTTTAACTTCAGAACCCGACCCGATAGAGAGGCTACTTGAGATTCTCGGGTCGGTGTTGTATGGCATCAGACAAAGGGAGAACTTTCTGCCGCCGACCGATGGACCTATCTGTGAATATGAATTTACATTAACTATAAGGTTTTGAACTTTATAGTTGTTTGaataagaatataattaaCCGTTGGTTTCACTATTTAATGcgaataatgtttttaaaaatattaataataattgaaagtgataatatatatacacctGAGAAACGAAGGAAATCGCTCCTCTTCCAAATCCGATCAATCCCATTTCATTGGCATTAAACGTTCCACTATTATTATGTCCGCAACCAAACACCACCCCCGAAAACGGCGTCGTCGCTCCAGACCTCGAAGTTACAGCCATTTTTTCAGTCGCCAATTCTCCCTGCGTAGATCCGCTTCCATACCCATAGCCGTACTTACACGTGTCGGTGCCGGAGCACGCCGCACCGGACCCCCTCAAATGGCACTGCGGCGACTTGCAAGAAAGGGTTCGAAAGGTTGACGATTTCGAAGGGTCGTAAATCGGATTGGTTTGCCGGTAACATTTCGCACATGGACGACACTGGGCCCAAAATAAATCGCTGCCAGTGTCGAGGATTGCATGCACCTCCGTCGGCGGCGTTCCGACGGCGATTTTCACCATAAATTCGCTGGTTTCCGGCCAAATTTGTGACTTGGCTGCCATCGGTGAAACGTTGCCGGGTGAGAGTCGGCGTTGGATGAGTTCCAGCTTGAGACCACCGCCTTTGCCGGCGATGGAAAGTAGTGCGAGAAGGAGAAATATGGTAGGCGCCATGGGATTGCATGGATTTtagatttctttgttttatttatacgCGTGAGAGAGATAATGACgtggaaattgaaattattacgTACAACTAGGAAAGGACGGCCGTGTTTTTGGTAACCCTCgctgttttttttaatataaaaatagaatgttatttaagtatttatttagttGTTTCTATTTACTCAGATcgtattaaattttcatatttccaagcctttattaaatttagttttaatctaaataaggaaaacaaaaatatttaaataggagtatatttcttattctgttttaataattatctttgaattaaataaaactatgtaaagttttcaaattaacTTATGCATggtaattgaaaaaaaaacatagtatttcgattattaaaaatagaatcatttatttaatttaactaattaaataaatttaatgtattGCTCGATGATTAATTAACAATTTATAATCAcgtacatttatttatttgattaactataaatcaaatttagatCTAAATAATGTTATtcataattctattttaataattatcttgGAATAaaggaattaaataaaactatataaacttttgaatttatcataattaattaattaattaatgaaggtttgttattattaattataacttTAATTCTAGAAAGGAAAATAGTTTAATAACCGGTCCAAAAAAAACCTAAACTAAAAAGAACAGAATATGAGTATGTTAATAGTCAAAGTTAGTAATGTTgggaaaagttttaaaattgtgataaataataatgaatgctatatttttaatttttttaaaaaaattcatatctTAGAACATAAGGGTAACTTCAAAATGGTTAAAATCATTTcaagttcaaaattattttaaaacatattttaataattcgaataaccaattattatttaactttacATTCcgtaaaaattgattttgaatatttatatgaatataaattttgaatatttataattattttattgtcacGGTCCAATTTTCGAGACTTCGAAAAACCAAATTGTGACTAAAAAGACGAAATcggaaaaaattaaattaaaaagaaaataaaatagaagataaaaatccgataaaatttaaaacaagaaaaggaacggtatgaatatttcatcagttttatcgatgattattcaaggtatggcTATATTTACCTAATGTATCACAAGTCCGAAGCTCTTGAAAAGTTCAGAGGGTTGTTTCTATGtaacaaccctaaattttacctatttaatctaaggtcgtTACTATACCACCTTGAAATGCGGAATTTACATTAAATGGACTCTAATTATAAATGCGCCTTACGCTGACCTTTTATTACCTCACGAAAAACgaatacaagggaaagaaagaaaaaagaacaacactGAAACAATTGTCTTATACTACCCTAGGGTTTATTATGCGATTACAAatcaacctattctaacctatactaatgatgcaaacGGGAATTCAACCTAAACTAACATATTCTACGAAATGAAAaacaactatcctatgcatgtgccatggtcccAGGGTGTGCGATGCCGCTGTCGAtctcacatgggtgccttgcctttatctgaaaaGTATAGTAGCACGagacttgagtatttctagaatactcagtaagtgaccccctatcggggttttgcaacaatcacatgcaataagATGATGTGACCTATCTTTCAATCTGTCTTCCTACGGTGCTGTTCTAACGGATaaatttggacgtgtaccatatactctacacacagcccatacgtgcgagtatggtctcaccagctagttcgcacaccgctgggccactttccttgttAGGCtagcatactctgggagctccttaggcaAGACACCCGTTGGAACTAGTAACTGTCACgacagcgctatgcaaagcataacgatcgttgtcctgccattggatgtacgtgTCCGTAcactcgtgatggaataggggtttccccccaaatgcatgagcacacataatgcatgaggtccccattaCTTCTACTTTtgtcattaatgaatataaccccaCTATCATatttcatgcttaacatgtcatttctcattttcagtctACTtgtcatacatattcctaaccgggttatatttcaaacaatttaccgtgtttcatgtcatacGTTTCATGctgtttacattcaaatatttcatacaatcatgccataatcattcaagaacaCCATAAACGTCATAAACACTAAATATCACTTCATGCTAAACATACATTCACATTCAAAAGGTTACGCATGTAAGCACAAAGGTCTAGAagacaatttaatgacacgtgcgaaTCCACaggcacgtgccaacatacaacaAACAACGCGTAACCTACAacgggtgagccacttactcggtaggccttagccgaagtactccctaaaatatcaacgtaagctcctagctcctcaAAACGTCCTACGCttccgttggtggttggtttCTATTGGATCATTCGACAcctttgttagtatttcacaaacataattaatttccaacttaaatttgtgaaatatgaCATTAAAACGatctattttaccttaaacggGGTCGAAACTAAGTCCAGGAGGGTCACCTCGGTAACATCGTTACGACGTCCTTTTTCCCTCCCTTTTTCTCCGTTTCTGAGTCTCCTTCTCCCCTTAATTCCGTTTTTGGTATTTGTTTGGTTCGTAAAGGCCTAACACTCCCGGATCTGAGAGGATTCGAAAATCCAACGTTCTGTCTCCCTTGCCCGATAGTATACAACGTGTAGGACTCGTCTAAATCTACCCCTGATGTGTGTAAAAGTTTCCGAGATTACTTTTGTTGCGTAAAACGAAGGTTTCAACGTCGATTTCGTAGGGTTTGGCTTTGTTGGAGCTTCGTCGGATTTTCTCACTGTCTTtctcattttcactattttccTTCTCTGTAGGTGTCTTTGGGGGTGGCTGAAGCTCAGGTTTGGTTTCCGTGGTGACCCCGACATCGGGCGTCTTTCGTGGGTCATATGCGAACCAAAAACTCCAGCGTTCACCAGAGTTTTCGGTCCTGCCGACgacagtttttttttatctgatccgttacattatctacccctaaaaagatctttcgtcctcgaatgtCTCAAACTCCTAGATCAATTCAGAATATTTTCCCTTTATTTCCTCCTCTCGTTCCCACGTCGCTTCATCAATTTGGTGGTTTCGCCACTATGCCTTGACGAACCCTATGTTTCTATTACATAAGGCTTTCACTTCTCGGGCTAGGATTTTAATCGGTTTCTCCTGATAACTTAAGTTTTCCTCGATCTCAAGGGGTTTGTAGTCAATCACGTGCGTAGggtctaaaatatatttccttaACATGGACACATGAAATATACTGTGTACGCTCGAGAGTGAAGGTGGTAAGGCTAGTTTGTATGCTACTGAACCTATTCTTTCAAGAATTTTGAACGGTCCGATAAATCGGGAGCTTTGCTTCCCCTTACATCCGAATCTTAGAACACCTTTCATAGGAGCTACTTTTAGGAACACAGGGTCCCCCTCTTCGAACTCTAAGTTCCTACGCCTACTGTCGGCATAGCTCTTTTGCCTACTTTGTGAAGTGCACATCCTTGCTCTAATTTTCTATACCGCCTCGTTGGTGATGCGGACCAGCTCGGGTCCTTCCAGTTCTCGTTCTCCCACTTCATCCCAGCACAATGGGGATCTACACCGTTTTTCATACAACGCTTCAAATGGTTCCATCCCGATGGTTGCTTGGAAACTGTTGTTGTACGAGAATTCCATTAAGTGTAGTTTAGTGTCCCAACTCCCTGTGAAATCCATAACACATGCCCGAAGCatgttgatatgaaccaagagacatcagtcatacaatatacttcaatgaagatgtgaaggaaaatgttgtcaaaattatcaagcaattcatgccacattgaagaggaatgaagtttgattgttataaatcttgggtgggttacaatttagagttattgtattttaagacattttatttactttaggttacatttacataatggctaattatggtcattaagtatgaatgttacaacttttggaatgcctttaatagtttcattttgaggctatataaagccatgtatgttgtatttgtaaggagacttggaaaatatattaaaagaagcatttgtgcttttctttagccaatggctaagtttctttgcaattctatgtagtttagattgcatgtagaatcattcaagctcgacatgatcaatcttgcttgtggagtgattcgaatctcaaacaatgttcttgccttgagatattcgatcaacaaggtaatccgaatcttattccccttgtattgattccttatcttatcacatGTCTTCCAGGATTTGGTTTAATCGTTCTGTTTGGCCATCAGTTTGTGGGTGGAAGGCGGTGCTAAAGTCGAGGCGGGTACCCAACTCTTTTTGGAGTCCGCGCCAAAAGGCCGACGTAAAACGCGGGTTTCGATCTAACACTATAGACACCGGGACTCCatgcaacctcacaatttctttcacatacagtTGAGCCCAGTTGTCTACTGTATATGTCGCCTTACCCGGTAAGAAGTGTGCCAATTTTGTCAGACGATCGACCACTACCCAAATTACCGTATAGCCCTTTAGTGTCTTGGGTAGGCCTACTATGAAATCCATAGCAATATTTTCCCATTTCCATTCCGGTATACTTAGAGGTTGTAGTAGTCCGGCGGTTTTCTGCCTAGGGGCTTTTACTTGTTGGCACATCAAACATTTACTCACGAATTCCGCGATATCCTTTTTCATAATTCGCCACCAGAACTGTTGTTTCAAGTCTTGATACATCTTTGTTCCACCTGGATGTATCGAGAAGGGTGAGTTGTGTGCTTCAGTTAGGATTTCGTTCTTTATTTCGCTCACCGGTGGGACACATAAACGTCCTTGACATAATAGTTCATCATCTGTTGACTTAGAAAAACCGTCCACTAGGCCAACTTTCAACTAGTCTAGGATTTTCTTTAGGCTTGGATCCTCACGTTATGAGTCTATGATCCTCTATTTGAGCGTGGGACGCACTATCGGTTGCGCTATTTGGGCTACAACCTCCTTGGTTACTACCGCTATGTCAGCTCGTTCGAAATCAGCTCGCACTCGTGGCTCCCTTGTAATGAGGGCCGACGAGTGTATTGCTTTTCGACTTAGTGTGTCAGCGACtacgttttctttttcagggtGGTACTAGATATTTATGTCGTAATCTTTTACCAGCTCTAGCCATCTACGTTGTCTaatgttcaattctttttgtgtgAACAAATATTTTAGGCTTTTGTGGTCTGTGTAAATTTGGATCTTTTCGCCATACAGGTAGTGTCACCAAATTTTTAACACGAACACCACCGCCGCCAACTCCAAATCATGTGTAGGATAGTTTTTCTCATAATCCTTTAATTGGCGTGACGTATGCGCAACAACCTTGCCATGTTGCATTAATACACAACCCAACCCCTTTTTGGATGCATCACTGTAAATTACGTATCCCGCAGAGCTTTCTAGAACTATGAGCACTGGGCGGACACTAGTCTTTGTTTTAGTTCTTGAAAGTTGGCCTTACAAGTATCGTTCCACACGAAAGGTACGCCTCTTTTTGTCAATTGGGTGAGAGGCGAGGCTATTCTAGAAAAGTCCTGGACAAACCTTCGATAGTAATCCGCCAATCTCAAGAAACTTTGTATCTCGGTGACTGTAGTTGGGCCTTTCCATTTCGTGACGCCTTGTATCTTGGTGGGATCCACTAAAATTTCGTCTTTAGACACTACGTGTCCCAAGAACGAAACCTGTCGTAGCCAAAATTCGCACGAGAATTtggcatacaacttgttctcccTTAAGATAGTTAGGGCTTTGCGGAGGTGCTCTTGGTGTTCTAGGTCCGTTTTCGAATATATCAGGATGTCGTCTATGAACACGATCACAAATGAGTCTATGCACTCCTTAAATACTCGGTTCATTAATTCCATGAACACCGCTGGGGCGTTGGTGAGGTCAAAGGACATTACCACAAACTCATAGTGGCCATAACTGGTTCGAAAGGCTGTTTGCGgtatatcttcatttttaatcttaatttaatgGTATCTTGATCGAAGGTCTATTTTGGAAAACATTGTTGCCTCTCGACGTTGGTCAAATAGGTCTTCGATGCGGGGTAATGGGTATTTGTTATTTACCATCCTCTTGTTTAATTCTATATAATCAATGCATAGCCGCATAGAGCCATCTTCCTTTTTGACAAACAGCACTAGCGCACCCCAAGGGGATACGCAAGGTCGAATGAAGCCTTTGTCTAATAGGTCTTGTAGTTGAGATTTAAGTTGTTTTAGTTCTGCTGGTGCCATGCGGTATGGGGCTTTATTGATGGGTCCCGTTCCTAGTTCCAGTTCTATTCCAAAGTCTATCGCTCGCGATGGAGGGATTTCTGGGAGGTCCTCCGGGAAGACATTTGTGAATTCGTTTACTATGGGTACTATATCTATTGgtttctcctttccttttgtGTTTACTGCATAGGCTAGAATCGCCCACCCCCCTTGTTGTACCAGGCGTCTCGCTTTCATCATTGATATTATTTTGGGGGTGGTACCTGTGAAGGTTCCTTTAAACTTAAAGGTAAGTCCGTTTGGAGGTGTGAATACCACTTCTTTCTTATGGCAGTCTATGCTAGCAAAGTTTTCGGCTAGCCAGTCCATTCATAGTATGACATCAAAATCCGTCATATCCACTACTTTCAGGTCTATATTGATGGTTTGTCCAGCTATTACCACTTGTCCatcttttactctattttttgtGACTAGGTCTACCCCTGCTGGGGTAGCGACCGACAACACATGCATTAAGGGTTCCACTACGAACTCTGCTTGTTTAACAAACGGTAAAGAAACAAACGAATGGGTAGAACCCCAATCAAACAATGTCAATGCCAAGTGTCCTAGTATAGAAATCGTATCTCTCACCATGTTGTCAAACGTTCCCGCCTCTTTACTGGTCGTTGCATATACCCTGGTCTGTGGGCGGGTTTGTATGGTGGGTTCTCG
This genomic window from Cucurbita pepo subsp. pepo cultivar mu-cu-16 chromosome LG01, ASM280686v2, whole genome shotgun sequence contains:
- the LOC111789231 gene encoding aspartic proteinase CDR1-like, with protein sequence MAPTIFLLLALLSIAGKGGGLKLELIQRRLSPGNVSPMAAKSQIWPETSEFMVKIAVGTPPTEVHAILDTGSDLFWAQCRPCAKCYRQTNPIYDPSKSSTFRTLSCKSPQCHLRGSGAACSGTDTCKYGYGYGSGSTQGELATEKMAVTSRSGATTPFSGVVFGCGHNNSGTFNANEMGLIGFGRGAISFVSQIGPSVGGRKFSLCLMPYNTDPRISSSLSIGSGSEVKGPGVITAQLVRTADQTSYSLTLTGISVGKTLVPYSTSGPPAKGNAVLDTGTPPTLLPKELYGRLAAEVRRHIPSKPIDDDTLCYKDNLGDLVMTLHFDGGVDLRLSTVQTFNKMPDGSFCFTAMGVDDKDAVIGNSMMANFLVGYDIDNMTVSFKPTDCTKIG